The following proteins come from a genomic window of Nicotiana tomentosiformis chromosome 12, ASM39032v3, whole genome shotgun sequence:
- the LOC104102408 gene encoding probable 2-oxoglutarate-dependent dioxygenase AOP1 — protein MASQVEPKLPIIEFTDENLSSGTSCWISTSQEIRRALEEYGCFAAVYKKVSPELREAMFNHCKELFQLPLEVKLQNTSDVLGFGYGGNFPNMPLAEYFGIENGGTLNSTNNFAKQMWPNANVDKFCEETLSYSKLIAELDDAVIRMMLESYSLEKYYEPVKNSCMYLMRFIKYRSPKMNEINIGHLPHRDKSFMGIIDTNQVGGLEMQTRDGNWITFNPSSYKTVVFIAGEPFTAWSNGRVYAPIHRVIMKGSEDKYSLALFSFMRGTVKIPEELIDEENPQHFKSFDHFEYLKYCATDGWKEKNPIKSYCGV, from the exons ATGGCTTCCCAAGTAGAACCAAAGCTTCCCATTATTGAGTTCACAGATGAAAACTTGAGCAGTGGCACAAGCTGTTGGATATCAACTTCCCAAGAAATCCGCCGTGCATTGGAAGAGTACGGCTGCTTTGCGGCAGTGTACAAGAAAGTGTCACCGGAGCTCCGGGAAGCCATGTTCAATCACTGTAAGGAGTTGTTCCAACTTCCTTTAGAAGTTAAACTCCAAAATACTTCTGATGTTTTGGGGTTTGGATATGGTGGGAATTTCCCTAACATGCCTCTTGCTGAATACTTTGGCATCGAAAATGGTGGAACTCTTAATTCAACCAATAATTTTGCCAAACAGATGTGGCCCAATGCCAACGTTGATAAATTTTG TGAAGAAACGCTTTCATATTCTAAATTGATTGCTGAACTGGACGATGCGGTGATTCGAATGATGTTGGAAAGCTACAGCTTAGAGAAATATTACGAGCCTGTAAAAAATTCGTGTATGTATTTAATGAGATTCATTAAATATCGAAGCCCGAAaatgaatgaaataaatataGGTCATCTACCTCATAGAGATAAGTCATTTATGGGGATCATTGACACTAATCAAGTAGGAGGTTTGGAGATGCAAACAAGAGATGGAAATTGGATTACTTTCAATCCCTCCTCTTATAAGACTGTCGTATTCATAGCTGGTGAGCCTTTCACG GCATGGAGTAATGGAAGGGTGTATGCTCCGATACATCGAGTGATTATGAAAGGAAGTGAAGATAAATATTCGCTTGCATTATTCTCATTTATGCGAGGGACAGTGAAAATACCAGAGGAGCTAATTGATGAAGAGAACCCACAACATTTCAAGTCATTTGATCACTTTGAATATCTGAAATACTGTGCAACAGATGGCTGGAAAGAGAAAAATCCCATCAAATCCTATTGtggtgtttga